CTGGAAACATTCCCTGCCGTACTTACAAAATAGGAACGTGTCCAAAGAGAAGGCAAATGCGCTAGATGTTTAAACTCCTCTCTTAATTTTTTAGATGTGACCCCTTTGATTTTTGCCATAATATCAGCAGGACTGAATGTTGGCAAAGCATTTAAAAAAAGATGAGTATGGTCTTTGTCTGTTTCGATTGCGATAATCTCTATTTTTAATTCATCGCAAACATCCTTAACTAATTCCTTAAACCTGATTTCTACATCTGATTGGAGGAATATCTTTTTTCTGTATCGCGGACAAAAAACAAAATGATAGTGAATGAATGATACGGTAGTGGCTGTTCTTCTATAATTATCCATATACTGATTGTATCAGTTTGAATCATTCACTACAACAAAAACACAAGAGACGTTGGAACATTAACGTGTCTAAAGACACCCCTGTTCCAATCTCGCTATCATCCCACACCTAAAAGGAGTGGGCTTTCTCGCTCGAAAAATTCTGTAATTTGGTGAACACGCCTTGGACTACCATACAAGCCGCTTGTCAACCTCCGACATAGAGTAAAGTATCGCAGTGGCAACGCTTACAGGCCGCTGCGACGGGAGGTGACGTAATATGAACAAATGGATTTCCAACGTAGGAGGGCTTCTTGGTGGCTACGCATTGTTGAAAGCGCCGTTGGACGGTTCCTTCCTAAGTGGGGTGGACCCGGTGGTGGATGGATTGGGTCTGATCACGGTGGTCGTATTCGCAGGAGCTCTTATTTATTCTGGTGTACGCGGCTGGTTCAAGGGTTAAGTAGCAAGATGAAAAACAAACCAAGGGTGTCTCCAGTTGGGGATGCCTTTTTTCTTCTTGAGGCAAGCGTCTTTAACTAATATCTTTATTTGTGCTTTACTTGATTGCTCTTTTTATTCGTAATGAAATCCATGATAACGATTAAGGCCACGATAAAAATAGACTGTAATAGAGGTTTTACATAGCTGGATTGATCGTATATAAAGTAAGCTACTATCAAGTTCAGTATGAAAGTAATGAAGTACCCAAAAGTTTTCATTATCTCACCTCATCTCAGAACCAATGTCTATTATAGTAGATTTTCTTACATCTACGCCAAGATTACCACCAGTATAACTGATAATTCGCAATATCGTTTCTAAATGCTGGCGTCTTTTAGCGCGGTTCCCCATAGGCACATCCCTCCCAGTTAAATCCATTAGCTGCGTCTCAATTAACTCCTGTTCTTTTTCAAAATTTGAAATCCGATCGCTTACAGTTTAGTTGAAGTTTAAATCACATTTTTGAAAGGAATAAGCAATTTAACACAGTGTGTACGTTGTATTATTGGTCTTCGCCAACATAACGATTTTCTCCAGACATGAATTTATTTAATGAGATCCACCATTTTAGGGAAATGGGCATCAGAAAAGATTGAATTGAGCTTGAAATTTCACAACCTAGCAATGATTCCAGAAACCCAATTGTAGCTAATTCTTTAACATAGTCGTCACCGTTGATATGGAGCATTTCTAAAACCTCAAATATCATTGGGAACTCGGTTAACTTTTGCTGTTGGTAAAGCTCATCTACATGTTGGGCGAAATCTGAGACATCAATATACGGAAGATGCTCTTCGCTATCGTCGTAAGTTTCACTAACAAAATGGAGCCATCTTTCTTTATAGGATGGACAAGCAGATAAGAATAAGTCGATAACCTCATGTTTTTGTATCATTTCAAAGTTCACTCCATAAAAGGTATATCGAAATTTTATCACATGGAAAAATCGTTATTTAACACTTTAGTTACTGTGTACCCAGATACTCAATGCTCATTATATAAAAAAGCCCATCCTATCTAAGGATGGACAAGGTTGAAGGAGAATTATTCAAACACCGGACGCAAGAAACTTCGCTCGTAACTGATGATGCACTTTGTTTGCTCTGCGAGTGAGAAGGCAAGTTGGCAATCTACATCGACCAGTATTTTCTTTCGATAATCTTCATATTCTGCCAAACTAGGAAAACTAAATAAGGCATAAGCAATATTATTAGCACCTTCATGAGGAAGGAAATAGCCATGATGATGTCCGCCAAACTTGTTGACAAGAGGTATCCACATCTTTGCATATTCTTCAAAAACACTTACCTGATATGGATCAATAACATATTTCAAGTAACAAGTGACCATTTTTCCACTCCCTAAGGGTTTTTCCTAAATCTTACTGTACATCAGCATTAGGAACAAGACGGGATATGGTTCTACACAATGTGTATTAAAAAAAGACTTTTACTAAAAGTCTCGTGGATTCGAATCACATTCTATTTTTAAAGGCTTAAACCAATTTTTCAGGAATGTTCGTGTATCTGAGATTGTTGTAGCAACATCGCCTTTTTGAATATCGATGTATAGGCTAAAGCCTCCATCAGATTTAGACTCAATTGGAATCAAGTCTATGAATTCGTTAAATTCTTTAACTACTTCGGTGACCCTATCCATTTGTGGTTTGGTTACATCGCTTACTATCATCAAAAATTGTCTCTTCAATAATACACCCCATAGTTTTTAGTTGTAATTCATTATAACACACAGGGAGTATCAGGGGGAAAAGGCCAGCAGGCAGCTTGTTGACCAGAGTTGAAACGAAAGAGATAGGTGTCGATGGGTTTATCAAAATAGTTATTTAGAGAAACAGAGGGGCATTAGATGAGCGGTAGACACAAATTTGAGTGCGAGGATTGCCAAGTGGTCGTAATACTGCGAGGAACTACAATACATGCATCGTTGGTGGTTTTAGAATGCCCTGATTGCGGAGAGGATTTGAGCTGGAAAGGACAGGAGGTGCAGCCAAATGACCGAGTAGCAGATCATTGAAACGCTGGCAACGAAGGTTATGGGATGGGAAAAGCATGAAGTAGAGCTTGACCTAACCGATGGAGGGAAGCAGAAGTTCTTCGACTCTTGGCGGAAGAATGGAATAGAGGTTGCAACTCACTGGTGCCCACTCCACAACATAGCCGATGCGTGGATGATAGCAGAAAATCTCTACATCGGGGTGCTTCCACAGTCTCCAGGAGCTCCAGAGGATATGAGGTTCCTTGCGGTATTTGAAACTCATCCATATGACAGAAATATCGAAATTTATGCAAAGACAGCACAAGAAGCGATATGCAAGGCAGCTCTTGAGGCAGTCGCTTAACAAATCGGTAATTATGTAATACTCCCACACCTTAATAAAGGGTAGGAGTCGGGTAACATACAACGGCATCGATAAATCTTGGATCAATACCATAAAACATCCAGGACCTGCCGTTCCACCGATAGCCCGTAACCCCGTTGTACTCAACGGTAGTTGGATAAAACCAAAATTGTTCTCCATTTACGAGCCAAACATAAGTGTTTTCGTACACACAATCGACAAGATAGGTAGATGGTTGCGGAGGGACGTAAGTTGGCCTGGGAGGGATGAAGCTTGGGGGTGGAGATGTTGGAGCCTGAGCAGGATACACCATTCGCTTTCCACTCCTTCCTAATCTAATCAGCATAATATTCCTGGTCATTTCGAGGAGTGCAGAGTGTTTCTAAAAACAATATTCGAATCGCAAATATTGGTAAGTCAATTCTTAATAGTGTGGATACAACCCACACGATTTGTTAAATAGGAGCGATACCTTTGTGCTACTTGATGTAATGCAACATAGTCATTTGCAAATAAAAAAGAAGTGTCCCAAAGGACACCCTAATTGAACAGCATTATTTATGCTCTTGAAAGTGCATAGATTTCAACCAAAAAGTTTTCTTGTGCACCCTTGGGACTCCCAATGTAAAGAGAGCGAGTAGAAACAACATCTGTGATTTTCTCGCTAACTACTCCAGTAAGATGAGTAGGATCATTGCCTCCACTAACATCTTGACTGACAGAAAAACTAATTTGATTAGGATTAGAAACTCCACTTATTACCCATTGAAAATTAACTGTGTCTGGCGGAAGGACTTCTGTACCAATATTTGAGCTAGAACGATGCGATTGACCAGGCAATGGGGAAGGAGCGGAATAAATAGCGCCGATAAACGTCGACTTAAGTGCACTCATGAAAAAACACCCTCTCAGGAAAGTAACTACATGAAGAATGTGTTTCAAGAAAATGGTAAATATGCAATCGATTATAGCCAACTTACGGGGGCGCGCGTTTTACAAAACATTACGTTTGCACCCAGGGAGGGGAACAGGATAGATGGGTTGTGCTGCCCAACGTGTGGGTGTTAGAAACTAGCTCATTACCTTGGTGGCGTATATGAATGCAAACTATGCGGGCGGAATGTGGACCAGTTCGAATTAATACCAACCGAGCAGTTCTTGGAACAGGATATGTCGGTGGAGCAACTCAAGGGTTTAATCGATATCAAACTGGATATGATGCTGCTCTTTCCGGAAGACAAGGCAGCGCAGAGCCTTTCCGTAGCGTACTGGAGAAACACGGGTATACGGCAGACAACTTACCGACGGGGGCAGTGATTGCTGTCGCAAACATCACTGAATGTTGGTCTGTCGGAGAGAATCATCAGGGCGGCATGCCAGTGCTCTTTAACGGGGATGAAGGACAAATGAAACGGATTTGTCTTCAAGAGGATTCCTTCGGATGGTTTGAACACGGACGGTTTGTATGGGAAATGACGGATGTGAAGCCGTTTGATCCGGTGCCAGCAAAAGGGCAGCAGGGACTTTGGAATTGGGGAGGGGAACGGGATGCAAGCAGGACGTGAGTTGGATGCCTTGGTTGCGGGAGCGCTAAAAGGATGGGAGCCCGGATTCATCGGCATTTGAAAGAAAACGATGGATGGATACTTATTCCTCAATATTCTACCGATTGGAGACGAATGGGTGAATTGGTGTAAGAAGCAAGGAAACAAGATATCTACCTCGATATTTTACCAAATGAGACATGCTACATCAGTGAGGCAAAGACAATGTCAAACGCCACAATCGGAAAAGCAATAAAGAGTGAAGCGCCTCATGCAGCATGCTTGGCATTCCTTGAGTCGAAGGGAATCGCTATTTAACAAAAGAGAAATTGTGATTTTGTCCATGTAAACTTGTACCTTTCTCTCTTATAGGAGTTTGAATAAAGTATACAAACTTTCGAAAAAGGGGGAGTGAGCGATGAGAAAAAATAAAAACAGCATTCGGGGCGGAGTTTCCGTTATAACTTGCACTAACCGACCACGTTTTTTTAATAACATCATCGCTAATTATAAGACCCAGTTGTTTCGGGTAAAAGAGTTGGTAATTGTGATAAATAAAGATAGCATGAGCTTGGCAAAATACCGCAAAAAAGTGCGGGGCTATAAAAATATTTCTGTCTTCAAAGTTCCAGAAAGGGTCTCTTTGGGCAGATGCTTAAATTATGCGATCAGCAAAACGAAATATCAATTTATCGCAAAGTTCGATGATGATGATTACTACTCACCACATTATTTAAAGCAGCAAATGAATGATCTTCATCGTACAGGAGCTGACATTGTTGGAAAGCGGGCATTTATGACTTATCTCCAATCAAGGAAGCAATTAATTTTACGTTTCCCTAGACAGCACAATAGGTTCGTAAGGGCGCTCGCAGGGGGAACTTTATTATTTAGAAAACGTGTATGTAGCCGCGTACGTTTTGCTAACATTTCGCTTGGGGAAGATGGAAAATTTATAAGGGCCTGTCTAGCAAGAGGCTATAAACTTTACGCTTCTGCTCCCCGTAATTACATTGCAGTTCGTAGAACGAACAAAAAGAGTCACACATGGAAAGC
The window above is part of the Brevibacillus brevis NBRC 100599 genome. Proteins encoded here:
- the tnpA gene encoding IS200/IS605 family transposase, with the translated sequence MDNYRRTATTVSFIHYHFVFCPRYRKKIFLQSDVEIRFKELVKDVCDELKIEIIAIETDKDHTHLFLNALPTFSPADIMAKIKGVTSKKLREEFKHLAHLPSLWTRSYFVSTAGNVSSETIKRYVEQQKTRG
- a CDS encoding DUF7674 family protein, with protein sequence MIQKHEVIDLFLSACPSYKERWLHFVSETYDDSEEHLPYIDVSDFAQHVDELYQQQKLTEFPMIFEVLEMLHINGDDYVKELATIGFLESLLGCEISSSIQSFLMPISLKWWISLNKFMSGENRYVGEDQ
- a CDS encoding NIPSNAP family protein; amino-acid sequence: MVTCYLKYVIDPYQVSVFEEYAKMWIPLVNKFGGHHHGYFLPHEGANNIAYALFSFPSLAEYEDYRKKILVDVDCQLAFSLAEQTKCIISYERSFLRPVFE
- a CDS encoding BC1872 family protein, translated to MGWEKHEVELDLTDGGKQKFFDSWRKNGIEVATHWCPLHNIADAWMIAENLYIGVLPQSPGAPEDMRFLAVFETHPYDRNIEIYAKTAQEAICKAALEAVA
- a CDS encoding DeoR family transcriptional regulator, whose translation is MSALKSTFIGAIYSAPSPLPGQSHRSSSNIGTEVLPPDTVNFQWVISGVSNPNQISFSVSQDVSGGNDPTHLTGVVSEKITDVVSTRSLYIGSPKGAQENFLVEIYALSRA
- a CDS encoding glycosyltransferase family 2 protein codes for the protein MRKNKNSIRGGVSVITCTNRPRFFNNIIANYKTQLFRVKELVIVINKDSMSLAKYRKKVRGYKNISVFKVPERVSLGRCLNYAISKTKYQFIAKFDDDDYYSPHYLKQQMNDLHRTGADIVGKRAFMTYLQSRKQLILRFPRQHNRFVRALAGGTLLFRKRVCSRVRFANISLGEDGKFIRACLARGYKLYASAPRNYIAVRRTNKKSHTWKASDSYVKSGSRILAKSIHLRKLASRKLI